Within Kutzneria chonburiensis, the genomic segment GCGCATCGAGATCACCTACGGCCGCGAAGCCAAGACCGTGCGACGAATCCTGCAACCGCTGGGCCTCGTGCTCAAGGCCGGCGTCTGGTACCTGATCGCCCAGGTGGACGGCGATGTCCGCACCTACCGGGTGGCCAGGATCGACGCCGTCGACGAGACCGACCAGCAGTTCGAGCGGCCGGACTTCGACCTCGTCGCCTGGTGGGAGCAGTCGTCGGCGGAGTTCGAGCAGTCGCTGCGAACCGTGCCGGTGCGGATCCGGCTGAGCCCGGCCGGCGTCCGGGCCCTGCCGGCGGTGTTGGACATCGCCGCCGTGCGGGCCCTTGAGCAGGCCGGACCGCCGGGTGACGACGGCTGGACCGACGTCACGGTGGAGCTGGAGGAGCCGCACATCGCTGCCGCTCAGTTGATCCCGCTTGGCGCCGAAGTGGAGATAGTGGCGCCAGACGCCGTCAAAGCGGCTTTCGTGTCAATCGTGCAGCGGATGGCCGACCGTCACCGGTAGCCGGTGGGATCGGCCGGCTTGCCGGCAAGCGCCACCTCCACCATGTACGGCCAGGCATCGGGACGGCTGCCGTCCACGTCGTCGAAGTCGTAGATCCGGGCCAACTGCCCGCTGTCCAGGGTCTGACCGCTGAAACGCTCCCGCGAAGGGTCAGCCGCCAGGGCGGCGACGCCACGACCGACATAGGTCGGCGACTCCGAGATGCAGAAGTGCGGCACCCGGACGAGGGCGTCACGCCAGGTCTCCTCGGTCACGTGATAGTGGTCGAGCATCGCCTCCGATCGCAGGTAGCCCGGGGTCAAAGCCACGGCTGTGCAAGAAAAAGCCTTGAGTTCGGCGGCCTGGCCGATGGCCATCACGTGCGCGGCGGACTTGGCCACGTAGAACGCGAGCGTGGTGCCCTCGCGGTACACCGCGTTGAACGAGGCGGTGCCGTCGGTGAGCTCGACGACGAGCCCGCCGGGTT encodes:
- a CDS encoding SDR family oxidoreductase translates to MNDLQGKIALVAGGTRGASRAIAVELGRRGAFVYVTGRTTRTQRSEVDRSETIEDTVSLISAAGGSGVAIRVDHLEPDEVRELAARIDREHGRLDILVDGVWGGDDLMTWAKPVWEHPLDGSLRMIRLGIDAHLITSHFLLPLVIRQPGGLVVELTDGTASFNAVYREGTTLAFYVAKSAAHVMAIGQAAELKAFSCTAVALTPGYLRSEAMLDHYHVTEETWRDALVRVPHFCISESPTYVGRGVAALAADPSRERFSGQTLDSGQLARIYDFDDVDGSRPDAWPYMVEVALAGKPADPTGYR
- a CDS encoding helix-turn-helix transcriptional regulator encodes the protein MRAERLVALLFTLYSKRSATIAELAKALDVSERTMHRDIAALRDAGVPLWTEPGRHGGVRLVDGWRTHLDGLTSREAVAMFAMGVPQALAELGLGTAMSAAHAKLFATLPPALRDQAQGMAQRFHLDAPGWFRQVDATEHLAAIARAVWEQRRIEITYGREAKTVRRILQPLGLVLKAGVWYLIAQVDGDVRTYRVARIDAVDETDQQFERPDFDLVAWWEQSSAEFEQSLRTVPVRIRLSPAGVRALPAVLDIAAVRALEQAGPPGDDGWTDVTVELEEPHIAAAQLIPLGAEVEIVAPDAVKAAFVSIVQRMADRHR